One window from the genome of Lynx canadensis isolate LIC74 chromosome E3, mLynCan4.pri.v2, whole genome shotgun sequence encodes:
- the LOC115504055 gene encoding apoptosis-associated speck-like protein containing a CARD isoform X1, with protein sequence MGCTRDAILDALENLTAEEFKKFKLKLLSVPLREGYGRIPRGPLLSMDAMDLTDRLVSSYLEEYGAELTALVLRDIGMKELSERLQQITRKDQAAAPAGIQDSHLKAAKPAMHFVDQHRMALITRVTDVDGVLDALYGKVLTEELYQAVRAEPTNALKMRKLFSFTPAWNVTCKDLLLQALRDTQPYLVLDLEQS encoded by the exons ATGGGGTGCACTCGCGACGCCATCCTGGACGCACTGGAGAACCTGACTGCAGAGGAGTTCAAGAAGTTCAAGCTGAAGCTGCTTTCAGTGCCCCTGCGCGAAGGCTATGGGCGCATCCCGCGGGGGCCCCTGCTGTCCATGGACGCCATGGACCTCACAGACAGGCTGGTCTCTTCCTATCTGGAAGAGTACGGCGCAGAGCTCACGGCGCTCGTGCTGCGCGACATTGGCATGAAAGAGCTATCAGAGCGGCTGCAACAGATCACGCGCAAAG ACCAGGCAGCCGCACCTGCTGGGATCCAGGATTCTCACCTGAAGGCAGCCAAGCCAG CAATGCACTTTGTGGACCAGCATCGGATGGCCCTTATCACACGGGTCACAGATGTGGACGGGGTGCTGGATGCCCTGTACGGAAAGGTCCTGACAGAGGAGCTGTACCAGGCAGTGCGAGCAGAGCCCACCAATGCACTGAAGATGAGGAAGCTCTTCAGCTTCACTCCAGCCTGGAACGTGACCTGCAAAGATCTGCTCCTTCAGGCCCTGAGGGACACCCAGCCCTACCTGGTGCTTGACCTGGAGCAAAGCTGA
- the LOC115504055 gene encoding apoptosis-associated speck-like protein containing a CARD isoform X2, which translates to MGCTRDAILDALENLTAEEFKKFKLKLLSVPLREGYGRIPRGPLLSMDAMDLTDRLVSSYLEEYGAELTALVLRDIGMKELSERLQQITRKAMHFVDQHRMALITRVTDVDGVLDALYGKVLTEELYQAVRAEPTNALKMRKLFSFTPAWNVTCKDLLLQALRDTQPYLVLDLEQS; encoded by the exons ATGGGGTGCACTCGCGACGCCATCCTGGACGCACTGGAGAACCTGACTGCAGAGGAGTTCAAGAAGTTCAAGCTGAAGCTGCTTTCAGTGCCCCTGCGCGAAGGCTATGGGCGCATCCCGCGGGGGCCCCTGCTGTCCATGGACGCCATGGACCTCACAGACAGGCTGGTCTCTTCCTATCTGGAAGAGTACGGCGCAGAGCTCACGGCGCTCGTGCTGCGCGACATTGGCATGAAAGAGCTATCAGAGCGGCTGCAACAGATCACGCGCAAAG CAATGCACTTTGTGGACCAGCATCGGATGGCCCTTATCACACGGGTCACAGATGTGGACGGGGTGCTGGATGCCCTGTACGGAAAGGTCCTGACAGAGGAGCTGTACCAGGCAGTGCGAGCAGAGCCCACCAATGCACTGAAGATGAGGAAGCTCTTCAGCTTCACTCCAGCCTGGAACGTGACCTGCAAAGATCTGCTCCTTCAGGCCCTGAGGGACACCCAGCCCTACCTGGTGCTTGACCTGGAGCAAAGCTGA